In Leptotrichia sp. oral taxon 221, the DNA window AGCTAATATTTTTTCCAGACAAGTATTTCGCCAACATCATTCCGTGTTTATTAGCGACATCCCCAAACGGTGCATAAAGATTTCTATCTGTTTTATAGAATTTGTTAAATATACAATCTCCAATTGCATAAACATCAGGTAAATTAGTCTCGAATTTATCATTTACAACAATTTTTCCTTGGTCAGTTTTTAAATTTTTAGGAATAAAATCAATATTAGGAGTAATTCCAATACTAAATAATGCAATATCGAAATCAATTATTTCTCCATTATCTAATTTTACAGCGCTTGCTTTTCCATCTTGTGAAACAATTTCAGTAACACCAGCATTCAACTTCAAAGAAATTCCTCGATTTTCAATTTCTTTATAAACCCCAGCTTTCAATTTTTCAGAAAACGAAGGTAAAATTTCTCCAGCCTTTTCAACAATTGTCACATTTAATCCTTTTTTATTAAAGGCTTCTGCAGTTTCAAGCCCAATAAATCCAGCTCCAACAACCACAGCTTTTTTCAATTTATCTTTATTTTCAGTAATGTAGTCTTTAATTTTAAAAGCCTCTTCTGCATGAGAAAGCGTGAAAACATTAGTCAAATTTTTAGAATATCCAGAAATATTTGGAATAAACGATTTTGCTCCAACAGCAATCACAAGTTTATCATAACCAAAAATTCCGTTTATTTCTTCACCTTCAACATTCAAAGTCTTATTTTGAAAGTCAATACCAGTCACTTTATGATGAATTTTTACATTAACTCCTCTTTTTATAAAGTCTTCAGGCGTTCCGTGTAAAACATCACTTTTTTTCAATTCATCAGCAATAAAATAAGGTGTCGGACAACCAGCCCAAGCAACATATGAAGATTTTTCAAACAAAAAAACTTCATCATCAGGGTTTGCTTTTTTATATTGAGTGGAAAACATCATTCCCGCTGCTCCACCACCAATTACAACTATTTTCATAAAATATTTCTCCTCTCAAATTAAACTTAATTTTTTATTTTTTTTCTAAATGATTAAACAAGTATCTAAGACGACTTGCGACCATTTTTATTCCAACTTTATTATCTTTTCCTCTAGGAATAATAACATCTGCGTATCTTTTTGAAGGCTCAACAAATTCTAAGTGCATTGGTTTTACTGTATTTATATATTGATTTTTTATACTTTCGAAACTTCTCGCACGTTCATGCAAATCTCTCTCAATCCTTCTTAACAATCTCTCATCGTCATCTGTATCAACGAAAATTTTCGCATCAAACAAATCACGAATTTTCGGTATAGCAAGAACTAAAATCCCTTCTACAATTATTAAATTCGCAGGTTCAATGTGTTCTGTCTCATTAACCCTATTATGAACTTGGAAATCATAAATCGGCTTTTCAATAGATTTTCCATTTTTCAAAGATAAAATATGCTCTTCTAACAAGTTAAAATCAATTGCATCAGGGTGGTCATAATTCAATCCCACTCTTTCCTCATAAGTCAAGTGATCATTTTTTTTATAGTAAGAATCCTGTTCCAGCAAAATTGAATGAATTCCTTTCTTTTCTAAATCTTCGATAATCGCCTTAGTCACGCTAGTTTTACCAGATCCAGTTCCACCAGCAATTCCAACAATAATCGTTTGATATGACATACATATTCCTCCCAATTAAAAATGATTTTTTACATAATTTATTATAACATATTATTTTCTTTTTGTCCGTTACAAAAAAATAAATTAATGTGATATAATAAAAAGTATTCTGTATAAAAAGGAAATTTGAGGAGGAAAAAATGAACGAAAAAATGAAGAAAATTAAAGAAATATTAGAGAAAAAAGCAGCATTTGATGATGCGATAACGTTGTTAAATTGGGATTTGGAAACAGAGGCACCTAGAATGGCGATTGAGAAAAAGTCTAAGACACTTAATTATTTGTCGGGAGAAAGTTATTCGACTGTAATAAATGATGAGTTTAAGGAACTTGTTTATTCGGTTGATGAGAATAATTTGAATGAATTAGATAGAAAAATTATTCAAGAGATAAAAAAAGAGACGTTTGAAAAAATGAAAAAAATACCCAAAGAAGATTATCAAAAATATTCAGAGATTGTTTTAGTAGCTTCAAGGGTTTGGGAGAGAGCTAAAAATGAAAATAATTATGAGATTTTTAAGGATTATTTGAAGCAAATTATAGAATATAATAAGAAATTTATTAAATTGAGGGGATATGAAGGGCATCAATACAATACGCTTTTGGACGATTATGAGCCAGAAATGACTGTTGTGGAATTGGATGAATTTTTTGAGAAGGTAAGAACTGAATTGTCGCCATTGATTAAGAAAATTGTTAAGAGCGAGAAAAAAGTTTTAGATGAAGAAAAAAGAAAAAAATTTAAATCATTGAAATTTGATATTCAAAAGCAGAAAGAGCTATCTAAAGAGATTCTAGATGTAATGAAATTTGATTTTGAGAGAGGTATTTTGAAGGAAAGTGAGCATCCGTTTACTACTGATATGGGAAATAAAGATGTTAGAATTACGACGCATTACTATGAGAATAATTTATTGAGTTCAGTTTATTCAACAATTCATGAAGGTGGACATGCTTTGTATGAACAACACATCACAGACGAGATTTCTAATACGATTTTAGGAAATGGAACTTCAATGGGAATTCATGAATCACAATCGAGAATTTATGAAAATATGTTTGGAAGAAGTCGAGAATTTTTAAGTTTTCTTTATCCAAAAATTGAAAAAGTTTTTGATGGAATATTGTCAAAAAATGGGATAACTGCTGAAGATTTGTATATTCTAGCAAATGAAGTTGAAGAGTCGTTTATTAGAATTGAAGCTGATGAATTGACGTATCCGATTCATATTTTGATAAGATATGAGCTTGAAAAAGAGATTTTTAGCGACTTGGATAAGGAAGTTGATGTAGATGAATTGGCAGAAGCTTGGGCAGATAAATATGAAAAATATTTAGGAATTAGACCAGAAACTTATTCAAAAGGAATTTTACAAGATGTTCACTGGGCTTCAGGATTATTTGGATATTTTCCTTCATATGCGCTAGGAAGTGCTTATTCTGCACAAATTTACGATACAATTAACAAAAAAGTAAATATTTTAGATGAATTAAAAAATGGAGAATTCAGTAGAATAAATGAAATTTTAAAAAACAATATTCATCAATTTGGGAAAACAAAAACACCAAAAGAAATAATAAAAGACATGACTGGAAAAGAATTTGATTCATCATATTATATTGATTATTTAATTGGTAAATTTTCTGAGATTTATTAAAAAACATTTAATTTGGTTTCAATCTATTGAAATTTAAGATTTTCAAGGTATACTTTTATCAAAGTAAGAGACACAAAAAAATTGAAAAACGTATATTTTTTAGTAAATAGAGTTGAATTTTTTTTTGGAAAGAGAGGGATGAAAATGATACACACGAATGAAGAAATGCAGCAAATACAAAAAAGATTTATAGATTTAGAAATCAAAAGTTTTGCTAGAGAAGTAATTGAATTTATCGATGACAGTCCAAGTGCCTATCATGCAGTAAAAAATTCATCAGATATTTTGGAAGAAAATGGATTTCAAAGATTGAATCCGAGAGAAGAGTGGAAATTGAAAAAAGGGGGTCAATATTTTGTAAAACAATCAAATTCTGCGATAATTGCGTTTACAGTGGGGAAAGACGTAGATTTGTCGAGAGGGTTTAAAATATTTGGATCACATACAGATTCGCCTTGTTTCAGAATAAAACCAAATCCTGAGATGATTACAGAGAATATAATTCGATTGAATACGGAAGTTTATGGGGGACCAATTTTAAGTACATGGTTTGACAGACCACTTTCAATCGCAGGAAGAGTTATTCTTAGAACAAATGATCCGTTTTTTCCAAGAACAGTTGCTATAAAATTTGATGAGCCACTAATGACAATACCAAATTTAGCAATACATCAAAACAGGGATGTTAATAATGGGGTAAAAATTGACAGACAAAAAGATGTGTTGCCAGTAATTGGATTAATGAATGAAATATTTGAAAAAGATAACTTTTTATTAAATTACATTTTTGATAAAATTAATTTGAAAAAAGAAGATGTTTTGGATTTTGATTTGTATGTTTACAATACTGAAAAAGGATGTCTTTTGGGGGCAAATGAAGAATTTATTTCAGCACCAAGAATTGATAATTTAGTTTCAGTTTATGCAGGACTTTTAGGATTGGTGGAAAGTGAGCATAATCAAAAACAAATAAACGTTTTTGTGGCTTTTGATAATGAAGAAATTGGAAGTGCGACAAAACAAGGGGCAGATTCAAATTATTTAATACATACATTGGAAAGAATAGTGTTAGGATTAGGTTATACGAGAGAAAATTTCTTGAGAATGTTAAGTGGATCATTTATGTTATCGGCAGATGCAGCACACGCAGCACATCCTGCACATATGAACAAAACGGATCCTACAAGCAGAGGTAGAATTAATGAAGGTATTTCAGTAAAAATTAGTGCTAGACAAAAATATACTTCAGACGGATTTTCAACTTCTGTAATAAAACAAATAATTGATGGAACAGATATTAAAATACAGCCGTTTGTAAATGAGTCAAATGAATTGGGAGGAAGTACAATAGGACCTATTTCTTCAACTCACTTAGAAATCGATGGAATAGACGTTGGAATACCTATGCTTGCAATGCACTCAGCAAGGGAACTTTGTGGAGTGTCAGATGTTTATTTCTTGAAAGAATTGGCAACAGAATTTTTTGAAAAATAATATAAATTGTTAAAACTATAAATATTATAAATGATTATGTAATAATAATATATTTTACATTTATGATTTTTTATGATAGTATAAGTTCATAATAAAGCTAAATAGATGAAAAGACTGTGATAGAGAGAGTAGCTTTTTACAGAAGTTAAGAGCGAGTTAGAGATGGTGGAAGTCTAACAATGGAGTAATTAGTGAAGAACACTCTGGAGTTGCTCACCGAAAGAATTTCTTTTAGAAATGAGAGATTTAATATAAATTATAAAAATTTTAAATAAAATGAATTAAATCAATAAAAAGAAATTTTAGTAGACTGAGACGTGATCCAATTACGTTAGTATTGGCGGGTATCGAGTGCATGAAAAGGCATTTCCGTACATTGTAATTATGAAAAACATTAATTGTAAATTTGTTTTGACAAGTTTGTAACATACTTAATTCATATAATGTATATTTAATACCCGCAATTTTTTAGAGATTGCGGTTTTTTCTTTATTTAGCAGTTGTATAATTACGAAAATTTAAGAGAAAAAAGGAGAGAAATTAGTATGTGTGGATTTGTATTTGCATCAAAACAAAAAATTAATAAGGAAATGTTTAAAAAAAGTTATGACAATATTTTTCATAGAGGGCCTGATAACCAAATAATCAAAGAAGAAGATGGGATTTGGGGATTTCATAGATTATCGATTATGGATTTGTCAGCAAAAGGAAATCAACCGTTTGAAAGAGATGGGAAAAAATTGATTTGTAATGGGGAGATTTATAATTTCTTGGAATTGAGGGAATTGTTGAGGGATGAGTTTGAATTTAAGTCAGAAAGTGATTGTGAAGTACTTATTCCGCTTTATGAAAAATTTGGATTTGAAATTATGTTGAAGATGTTGGATGCTGAATTTGCTTTAGTTTTATTTGATGGAGAAACTGGTGAAATAATGGCTGGAAGAGATCCGATTGGTATAAGACCGATGTTTTATGGATATGATAAAGAAACTGGCGGAATCGCATTTTCATCAGAAGCTAAAGGCTTAATAGAATTTTGCGATGAAGTATTTCCATTCCCTCCAGGTCATTATTACAAAGATGGAGAATTTCATTTGTACAATGATTTGGCAGATCCAAAAAGAATTATTGATGAAGATTTAGATACGATAACTTCTAAAATTAGAGAAAAATTGGAAAAAGGAATAATAAAGAGATTACATTCAGATGCACCGTTGGGATTTTTGTTGAGTGGTGGATTAGATTCTTCATTGGTTTGTGCAGTTTCTCAAAAATTTTTGGATAAACCAATAAAAACTTTTGCAATTGGGATGGAAACAGATCCGATTGACTTGAGATATGCGAAAGAAGTGGCGGATTTTTTAGGAACGGAGCATACAGAAGTAATTATGACAAAAAAAGATGTTTTGGATTCGTTGGAAAAAGTAATTTGGCACTTGGAAACATGGGATATTACAACAATAAGAGCTAGTATTGGAATGTATTTAGTGTGTAAATATATTCACGAAAATACTGATTTGAAGGTGCTTATGACAGGAGAAGTCAGCGATGAAATATTTGGTTACAAATATACAGATTTTGCACCGACACCTGAAGAATTTCAAAAAGAATCTCAAAAAAGAATTAGAGAATTGTATATGTATGATGTGTTGAGAGCTGATAGAGTGATTGCTGCAAATTCGTTAGAAGCAAGAGTTCCGTTTGGTGACTTGGATTTCGTAGATTATGTTATGAGCGTGAATCCTGAGAAAAAAATGAATAAATATAATAAAGGAAAATATTTATTGAGAAAAGCATTTGAAGGGTTAGACTACTTGCCAGATAGCATTTTGTATAGAGAAAAAGCAGCGTTTAGTGATGCAGTAGGACATTCAATGGTTGATTATTTGAAAGAATATGCAGAGGGGAAATATACTGATGAGGACTTGAAAAATGCTGTAGACAAATATCCATATAGAACACCATTTACAAAAGAATCACTACTGTATAGAGATATTTTTGAAAAATTCTACCCAAACAAAGCTAAATGGATAAAAGATTTTTGGATGCCGAATAAAGAGTGGGAAGGATGCGATGTAGACGATCCAAGTGCAAGAGTGTTGAAAAATTATGGAGATAGTGGGAAATAAGATTGATAAAGACTTTTGCCTTCTTTAGAGAAAATGAGTGGAAATAATAAAAATACTTTTTTGATTAATGAAATAAATTGAAAAAAATAAAAAATAATCAAGCAGAAAAATGAAAAGTATGATATAATAGTTTGTATTAGTAAAAAAAGGAAGGTAAAAGGAAAGAATGCAAAAATTTGAAGATTTAGGATTGAGTACAGAATTACTTAATGCATTGAGTAAAAAAGGATTTGAAGAACCAAGTGAAATACAAAGATTAGTAATACCAGAATTATTAAAAGAAAGAACACATTTAATAGGACAAGCGCAAACAGGAACAGGAAAAACTGCAGCGTTTAGTATACCGATATTGGAAACAATAGATGCGGATAAAACAGTAAAAGCATTGATTTTAGCTCCAACAAGAGAATTGGCAAATCAGGTTGCAGATGAAATTTATTCATTAAAAGGTGAAAAAGATATAAAAGTATTGGCTGTGTATGGAGGAGCTTCTATTGAGCAGCAAATAAAAAACTTAAAAAAGGGTGTAGATATTGTAGTTGGAACGCCTGGAAGAGTTATGGACCTAATGAGAAAGAAAATTTTAAAAGTTGATAACTTAGATTATTTCGTATTGGATGAAGCGGATGAAATGCTTAATATGGGATTTCTTGAAGATATCGAATTAATATTAGAAAAAACAAATGACGAGAAAAAAATGTTATTCTTCTCAGCAACAATGCCTAAAGCTATTTTGGATATTGCAAAAAGATTTATGGTTAACTACAAAATGTTAAAAGTTGAGAAAAAAGAATTGACAACTAACTTGACAGAACAAATTTATTATGAAGTAAAACAAGAAGATAAATTTGAAGCATTATCAAGAGTTTTAGATTATGAACAAGATTTTTATGGAATTGTTTTCTGTAGAACAAAATCTGAAGTTGATGATGTAACAAATAGATTGAAAGCTAGAAATTACGATGCTGAATGTATTCACGGAGACATTACACAAGGATTGAGACAAAAAGCATTGGATTTATTTAAGAAAAAAGTGCTTACAATATTAGTAGCGACAGATGTTGCAGCAAGAGGAATAGATGTAAGTAATTTGACACATGTAATTAATTATTCGATACCACAAGAGGCAGAGTCTTATGTTCATAGAATTGGAAGAACTGGAAGAGCTGGACAAAAAGGTATTGCAATTACATTTGTAACACCTAGAGAAGCTAGTAAATTAGCGCAAATTAAAAGAATTACAAAAACAGACATTAAGAGAGAAAATATACCAAATGTGGAAGAAATCTTAAATGCGAAAAAAGAAGCGTTAATTGCTTATGTGGATGAAATTATTAAAGAAAACGACCATAATGCATATGATCAATTAGCGACTGAATTATTGGAAGGAAGAAATCCACAAGAAGTTTTAGCTTCTGTGTTAAGACATGTTTATGAAGATGAATTCTTGCCTGAAAATTATAATGAAATTGAAAATGTAAAAGTTAAAATTGATGATAAAACTAGATTATTCATTGCGTTAGGTTCTAAAGATGGTTATAACGCTGGTAGATTGTTAGATTTATTGAATAAAAAAGCTAAAACACCTGGAAGAAAAGTTAAAGATATTAAGATTATGGATAAATATTCATTCATAACAGTACCTTTACAAGAAGCAGAATTTATTATTAGAGCTTTAAATTCTAAGAAAGATTCAAAACCATTAGTAGAAAAAGCAAATAGCACTGGTGGAAATTCAAGTGGTAAAAAATCTGGTGGAAGAAGAAAAAGAAAGTCATCAGACAAAAAATCAGATAAGAAATTAAACAAGAAACAAGATAAAGGTTCTTCAAAAAGAAAGAAAAGTTCAAAAAAATCAAAAAAAGATAGACATTAATCTAAAAATTTGATATTATTATATACAAATGTCCCCTTAAAAATCTGTTAGTTTTTAATAGATTAGATAGGGGAAATTTATTTAAGTAGAGAATTGTTAGGTTGAAAGGAGGACACAACGAAAAAGTTGTGTTTAAGATTATGAAGAAATTATTGTTAATTACAGGATTACTAGGAATTATGGTTTCTTGTGGTTCAAAAAAAGAAGTTTCAGCAGCTCCAGCAGGAGTTCCAAAAGAGTACACTCAATATTTGGATACTTTAAAAGCTGACAACAATTTAAAAATAACTATGGGAGGAAATCCTGTTACGATTGTTGGGAAAGAAACAAAAGTTGGAGATACGTTAAAAGGTGTTCCATTAACAGTAAATAGTAAATTGGAAGAAAAGAATATTTTAGCAGATAAAGCGATAAAAGTTATTTATACAGCACCTTCATTGGATACGAAAGTTTGTTCGTTACAAACAAAAATGTTGAATACAGCAGCAGCTAAATATCCAAATGTTAAATTTTATTCAGTTACTGTAGATACTCCATTTGCACAAGAAAGATTTTGTACAGCAAATGATATAAATGGAATTAAAACAGTTTCTGATTACAAATATCATCAATTTGGAGCACAAAATGGACTTTTAATGAAAGAAAGTGGATTGTTAACTAGAGCATTGATGATTGTTGATGAAAATAATGTTGTTAAATATATTGAATATGTGCCAGAACAAGGTAAGGAAGCTAATGTTGACAAGGCATTGAAATTCTTACAAGAAAAAATGTTAAAAAAATAAAATAAATTTGTGAAATACGCTAGATACTTGTGGTAAAAACAGGTTGAAAAGCGTATTTTTTTATTTTCAAAAAGATTGATAAAAAGTGGAAAATTGGATATAATGAAATTGTTAATTCTATTTTATTTTTTGAGAGATTGTACAGATGGAATTAAAATAGAAAATGAGAAATTTTTAGAAAAGAAAAGAGGGAAAATGTATAGAGTTGTATTAATAGATGCAGATGATACTTTATTTGATTATGAAAAGTCTGAAAAACATGCGATGAGAAAGGTTTTTGAAGATTTTGGTTTTTTTGAAAGAAATTCTGAAGAGGAATATTTTTCAATAAAGGAAGAGTACAAGAAGATTAATAGTTTTTTGTGGTCGGAATTGGAGAAAGGGAATATTACAAGTAAAAATTTGAGGGTAGAGAGATTTAAGCAATTGTTTGAGAAAGTTGGACTTAAATATGATGCTGAAAAATTTAGTCAAGGGTATTTAGATAGATTAGGTGAGGGGACTTATTTATTTGATGGTGCGGTGGAATTATGTAAGTATATAAAATCTAAGTACAAAGTGGCGATTGTGACAAATGGTATTAAAGAAGTTCAACATTCTAGAATAGAAAATTCAAAAATTAGTGAATATATTGATGAAATTATTGTTTCAGAAGAGGTTGGAGTGAGTAAGCCAAATTCGAAGATTTTTGAGTATGCGATAAAAAAATTGGGGTGTGAAAATTTAGACAAGAGTGAAATTATAATGATAGGGGATTCGCAAACAGCTGATATTAAAGGTGGGATTAATTTTGGAATAGATACTTGTTGGGTTAATTTATTAGGGAAAGATGAAAATCCAGAAATTAAAACAAAATATAAAGTTGATAAATTAAGTGAGTTGTATGAAATAATTTAGGTTTTGATAAAATGGTGAAAGGAGAATAATATGATAAGAAAAAAGTGGATAAAAATTTTATTGTGTTTATTGGTTTTTAATAATTTTCTTTTGGCAGAAAGTTTTTCAGAGAATAGTGAAAATTTATGCGGTAATGGATGTTCAGATAAACTGATTGTAGTTAGTGAGACGGATAAAAAGAATTCTAAAGAAAATTCTAAACAAGAGAGTATAGATGAGAAAGATAGTAAGGATACAAAAGTAAAAGGGGAAGATAAAAAGAGTAAAAAAGTTTCAAAAAATAAGAAAGATTCTTTGGAAACAGATAAAAAATCAGAAGGGAAATTTGTTGTAAATAATGAGATAGATACTGTTCCAGAGATAGATAAGAAAATTGGAATTGCATTTGGTGGAGGTTCAGCAAAGGGACTTGCACATATTGGAATTTTGAAGGTTTTGGAAGAGGAAAAAGTGCCGATTGAGTATGTGACAGGAACAAGTATGGGAAGTATAATTGGAGGACTTTATGCAGCGGGATATACAGCGAAAGAGTTAGAGGATATTGCAGTTCATATGGATTGGATGGGCTTGTTTAATGATAAAATTGATAGAGAGAAAAAAGGGATAGTAAGAAATATGATTGAGGACAGAAATACATTAAGTTTGCCTATGGAAAAATTTATGCCTAAAATAACTCCTGGGGCAATTGGTGGTAAAAGTGCAAGTGAAAGATTAAATGAGTTGTTATACGGTGTACTCGATAAAAATGATTTTACAAAATATCCAAAAAAATTTGCAGCAGTAGGAACTGATTTGAATACTGGAGAAGGAGTAATGATAACAAAAGGCTCATTGGCTACTGCAATTCGTTCGAGCTTATCACTGCCATCAATTTATAATCCAATGCAAGTTGGTGATAAATTGTATATTGATGGTGGAGTTGTTAGAAATTTGCCAGTTCAAGATTTGAAGGTTTTGGGGGCAGATTATACAATAGGGATAAATGTTGGAAGTGGATTTGAAAAAAGAGATTTAAATAAAATGACATTGGTTGATGTAGTTTCAGATGCGATGACAATAGCTGGTAGACAAGAAGTTGAAAGACAGATTAGAATGTTGGACATGTATATGGCTCCAGATTTATCAAAAGTAGAAGCATATGATTTTTTGAAAGCAAAGGATATTATTGCTATGGGAGAAAAATTAGCAAGAGATCATATTGATGAAATTAGAAAATTAAGCAATCCAAAAAAATTTGATGAAATAGAAGAAAAAAGAAAAGAATTTAGAAAAACTTGGAAAAATGAATACGATATAAAATCAGTGGAAATTCGAGGAAATAAAAAATACGAAACAGAATATTTTAAACGATATTTACCTGAAAAATTAGGAAAAATGAATGAGAAAGAATTGGAAAGTATTGTAGATAATTTGTATAAAAATGGTGATTTTTCAACAGTTTATTATGAAATAGCAGATGGTGATAAATTGGTTATTAATGTTCAGGAAAAGGCAGGAGATTATTTAACTTTTTCTTCGAATGCAAATACAGAAGATTTGGCAACAATAACAGTTGGAATTCAAGGGAATAAGACACTTGTAGGTACGTTAGATACTAGATATCAATTAAAAGGAATTATTGCCGATGAGTATGGTATAAATGGAGCAGGAACTGTTCTTTTTGGAAAATCAAATAAACTTTTAGGAGTTACTGATTTTGAGTATAAAAGAGATAAAATAAAAAATCAATATTTTATGAATGAAAAATATGATTTTGAGAATCAAAAATTTAGAGCAGGATTAGGACTTGGAGTAGAATTAAATACGAATACATTATTTTTAATTGGTGGAGGTTATCAAATCTCTGATGTAAATAAAAGTTTGGATAAAAATATGAATAAAAAAACAAAATTTCCTTATTTTGAAACAAGTTTAACACATGATTCTAGAGATGCAATTAATTTTGCTACTAAAGGCTCTTATTTTAAAGCAGATTATATAAAAGGATCTTCAAAAGAAGCAAAATTTGATACTTTATATGCAAAAGGAGAAGTAAATATACCTCTTGGTAAAAAGGTAACGGTGACGCCTAGTATAACTTATGTAACAACTGATGGAGATAAAGTTCCTGAAACTTATAGACCGAAACTAGGAGGATTCTCAGAAAGTGATTATTCAAT includes these proteins:
- a CDS encoding YjjG family noncanonical pyrimidine nucleotidase is translated as MKLLILFYFLRDCTDGIKIENEKFLEKKRGKMYRVVLIDADDTLFDYEKSEKHAMRKVFEDFGFFERNSEEEYFSIKEEYKKINSFLWSELEKGNITSKNLRVERFKQLFEKVGLKYDAEKFSQGYLDRLGEGTYLFDGAVELCKYIKSKYKVAIVTNGIKEVQHSRIENSKISEYIDEIIVSEEVGVSKPNSKIFEYAIKKLGCENLDKSEIIMIGDSQTADIKGGINFGIDTCWVNLLGKDENPEIKTKYKVDKLSELYEII
- a CDS encoding patatin-like phospholipase family protein; this translates as MIRKKWIKILLCLLVFNNFLLAESFSENSENLCGNGCSDKLIVVSETDKKNSKENSKQESIDEKDSKDTKVKGEDKKSKKVSKNKKDSLETDKKSEGKFVVNNEIDTVPEIDKKIGIAFGGGSAKGLAHIGILKVLEEEKVPIEYVTGTSMGSIIGGLYAAGYTAKELEDIAVHMDWMGLFNDKIDREKKGIVRNMIEDRNTLSLPMEKFMPKITPGAIGGKSASERLNELLYGVLDKNDFTKYPKKFAAVGTDLNTGEGVMITKGSLATAIRSSLSLPSIYNPMQVGDKLYIDGGVVRNLPVQDLKVLGADYTIGINVGSGFEKRDLNKMTLVDVVSDAMTIAGRQEVERQIRMLDMYMAPDLSKVEAYDFLKAKDIIAMGEKLARDHIDEIRKLSNPKKFDEIEEKRKEFRKTWKNEYDIKSVEIRGNKKYETEYFKRYLPEKLGKMNEKELESIVDNLYKNGDFSTVYYEIADGDKLVINVQEKAGDYLTFSSNANTEDLATITVGIQGNKTLVGTLDTRYQLKGIIADEYGINGAGTVLFGKSNKLLGVTDFEYKRDKIKNQYFMNEKYDFENQKFRAGLGLGVELNTNTLFLIGGGYQISDVNKSLDKNMNKKTKFPYFETSLTHDSRDAINFATKGSYFKADYIKGSSKEAKFDTLYAKGEVNIPLGKKVTVTPSITYVTTDGDKVPETYRPKLGGFSESDYSMEFGGIPVDKLSGSSIFIGKLNLQYQINKFIFAGINGSIARISDKGFDFGKEQKENYSLGVGARLPIGPIYFGLAKSPGEGVRYIFNIGYEPKAFNEN